One Mycobacteroides abscessus ATCC 19977 genomic window carries:
- a CDS encoding CerR family C-terminal domain-containing protein — MASAEATRARLVTAGLALFAEHGLEGVRTRALAQAAGVNQSAIPYHFGGKEGVYAAVIDHLVSELSEAAGPPGDMLLAELMERFTRAILHGAQARDRILLIAREQLNPTTHYDRLFAGFVEPTHREICVLVARATGASADDHLTIIKAHAVIGQALGFAVAQTTYLRRVRRTRLSAEDIDLIAGVVGEMSRKALR; from the coding sequence ATGGCGTCGGCTGAAGCCACCCGGGCGCGTCTCGTCACTGCGGGGCTCGCTCTATTCGCCGAGCATGGACTCGAGGGTGTCCGTACCCGCGCCCTGGCACAGGCGGCAGGGGTGAATCAATCCGCGATCCCGTACCACTTCGGTGGCAAGGAAGGTGTTTATGCCGCGGTGATCGACCATCTCGTGTCTGAGCTCAGTGAGGCGGCGGGTCCGCCGGGCGACATGCTTCTCGCCGAGCTCATGGAGCGGTTTACCCGGGCGATCCTGCACGGCGCGCAGGCCAGGGACCGGATTCTGCTCATCGCGCGCGAACAGCTCAATCCGACAACGCATTACGACCGCTTGTTCGCCGGGTTCGTCGAGCCCACGCATCGGGAAATCTGTGTGCTGGTGGCCCGGGCCACCGGGGCATCGGCCGACGACCACCTCACGATCATCAAGGCGCACGCGGTGATCGGCCAGGCTCTGGGATTCGCGGTGGCCCAGACGACCTACTTGCGCCGGGTGCGGCGTACGCGCCTGTCGGCGGAGGATATCGATCTCATCGCGGGGGTGGTGGGCGAGATGAGCCGAAAGGCCCTGCGGTAG